In the Oxyura jamaicensis isolate SHBP4307 breed ruddy duck chromosome 18, BPBGC_Ojam_1.0, whole genome shotgun sequence genome, one interval contains:
- the PECAM1 gene encoding platelet endothelial cell adhesion molecule — MYLALLVIFFQCSGVYTQERVFTFNSVEIRVEPSVKVKNGAPMSIICRADISKSANFHLQHNITIFKDGKLVFMVVSDKGVARYEVPMARSSDTGDYECTVKADGKTKSSNSLHVWVTGMTKPILTAEKREVLEGEVVKLRCELPEEVPPLYFFFRKIKMNSTPKEKHVFEPYRNFSVVEFSVEEGDNILQFDCFGKRNVKLELESSEPSNRTLVTVKEPFIKPSLIIKSSSNITEGDRIEFECSTVVARMRDIEIILQKNKTILNSVRDEKLLKYSAVATLEDSGEYLCKVEQGRASKTTKLNVVVAELFPKPILSASMSKLDENKELTLSCSISGFRKANFSILRRNSNGDVWLKNSRNLTMRVNVNDTGSYICKAEVKGIVKESKPVRISVYAPVSKPTLSVVSGLPEVVLGKPLRLICRLMMGTPPITFTFYKGNEVKKVVINDTYATFLDENIRQNDKRGYKCDARNNHSSGMKTSNILNITVIVPIRNASLGSIPYGEVEDGSGTAFFCSVEEGSWPIHFRIFKKTDRDTLLYEKTESTDRIVWHKETMSRQDTGTYYCMVSNRAKVNVKSQPITINVILASWQKGVIAAFVLILTTGAITLTVWWFLCKKKKAKGSSMEMSRSALATNSTNEKLARQHNDGDYYSGSGYIEDGENHMKSTDENKGPDLESAEVEYTEVEVSTLDPHRAPVQKGTETVYSEIRKANNDSMENRHSRIQGHPDAT, encoded by the exons TTTTTACCTTCAACAGTGTTGAAATCAGGGTTGAGCCATCTGTCAAAGTGAAGAATGGAGCTCCTATGTCAATTATATGCCGTGCTGATATTAGCAAAAGTGCCAATTTCCACCTACAGCATAATATTACAATTTTTAAGGATGGCAAGCTTGTATTCATGGTTGTATCAGACAAAGGAGTTGCACGATATGAAGTACCTATGGCTAGATCTTCAGATACAGGAGACTATGAATGTACTGTGAAAGCAGATGGAAAGACAAAATCTAGTAACTCGTTACATGTTTGGGTAACAG GAATGACCAAACCAATCCTGACTgctgagaaaagagaagtttTAGAGGGTGAAGTTGTAAAATTACGTTGTGAGCTGCCAGAAGAAGTACCtcctttatatttctttttccgGAAGATAAAGATGAATTCAACtcctaaagaaaaacatgtatttgaGCCATACAGGAATTTTTCTGTAGTGGAATTTTCTGTTGAAGAGGGGGataatattttgcaatttgACTGTTTTGGtaagagaaatgtaaaacttGAACTTGAAAGTTCAGAACCCAGCAACAGAACACTTGTTACTGTCAAGG AACCATTTATAAAGCCTTCTCTGATCATCAAGTCCTCAAGTAATATTACAGAAGGAGACAGAATAGAGTTTGAATGCTCAACTGTAGTAGCTCGAATGCGTGACATTGAAAtaatacttcagaaaaacaaaacaatactgAATAGTGTACGAGATGAGaaacttttgaaatattctgcAGTTGCTACTCTAGAGGACAGTGGTGAATACCTGTGTAAAGTGGAGCAAGGGAGAGCATCTAAAACCACCAAACTGAATGTTGTTGTGGCAG AGTTATTCCCCAAGCCAATATTGTCTGCTTCTATGAGCAAGCTcgatgaaaataaagaattaactTTGAGTTGCAGCATTAGTGGCTTTCGAAAAGCTAACTTCTCTATATTACGGAGAAATTCAAATGGAGACGTCTGGTTGAAAAATTCTAGAAACTTAACAATGAGAGTTAATGTGAATGATACTGGTTCCTATATCTGTAAGGCTGAAGTAAAAGGAATAGTCAAGGAAAGCAAACCTGTAAGGATAAGTGTTTATG CTCCAGTCTCCAAGCCAACTCTTTCTGTTGTCAGTGGTTTACCggaggtggtgctggggaaACCTCTACGGTTAATCTGTCGTTTGATGATGGGAACACCGCCAATAACATTCACATTCtacaaaggaaatgaagttaAGAAAGTGGTAATTAATGACACATATGCTACATTCTTGGATGAAAATATTAGACAAAATGACAAAAGAGGATACAAATGTGATGCTAGAAATAATCACTCTAGTGGCATGAAAACTAGCAATATTCTCAATATCACAGTAATAG TACCAATCAGGAATGCCAGCTTGGGCAGTATTCCATATGGGGAAGTGGAAGATGGCAGTGGGACtgcttttttctgctctgtggaAGAAGGATCTTGGCCAATCCActtcaggatttttaaaaaaactgatCGCGATActcttttatatgaaaaaactgaaagcacagaCAGAATCGTGTGGCACAAGGAAACAATGAGCAGGCAGGATACAGGGACATATTACTGCATGGTTTCTAATCGAGCTAAGGTGAATGTGAAAAGCCAACCAATAACCATCAACG TCATCTTAGCGTCTTGGCAGAAAGGAGTCATTGCTGCATTTGTACTCATACTTACCACAGGAGCAATAACTCTCACTGTATGGTGGTTTTTatgtaagaagaaaaagg CTAAAGGATCATCCATGGAGATGTCTCG ATCCGCCTTGGCTACAAActcaacaaatgaaaaactggcAAGACAGCACAATGATGGAGACTACTACTCTG GATCAGGTTACATTGAAGATggtgaaaatcacatgaaatcaacagatgaaaataaag GACCTGACCTTGAGAGTGCTGAGGTGGAGTACACTGAAGTTGAAGTATCAACGCTTGATCCTCACAGAG cTCCTGTACAGAAGGGGACTGAAACAGTTTATAGTGAAATCAGAAAAGCTAATAATG ATTCTATGGAAAACAGGCATTCT